A stretch of the Neptunomonas phycophila genome encodes the following:
- a CDS encoding exodeoxyribonuclease III — protein MRVITFNTQGIEQAADRGFFDWMIHQDADVVCLQDLRAKDYQLDGDRYHPEGYNTYFFDAFEDGYSGVAIYCRQVPKAIMTGLGFELCDFHGRFIQADFDKVSVSSLHIPSGLKSHEAQLTKDEFLSHFMGHLKKTLRKRRDFIFCGTFNTAHRTIDLSNWYANQTVSGFLPSERAWMEEMLGELGYIDAFREVNKADRQYTWWPDYNRARSLNEGARLDYQITTAGLRKTVKSVQIYKDEMFSEHAPLIIDYEGDF, from the coding sequence ATGCGCGTTATCACCTTCAATACACAAGGTATTGAGCAGGCGGCTGATAGAGGGTTCTTTGACTGGATGATCCATCAGGATGCAGACGTCGTTTGCCTGCAGGATCTTCGTGCCAAAGATTATCAGCTCGACGGTGATCGTTATCATCCAGAGGGTTACAACACCTACTTTTTTGATGCTTTTGAAGATGGCTATAGCGGTGTCGCAATATACTGCCGCCAAGTACCAAAAGCGATCATGACGGGTTTGGGCTTTGAGTTGTGCGATTTCCACGGCCGTTTTATTCAAGCCGATTTCGACAAAGTAAGTGTCTCTTCGTTACACATACCTTCGGGCCTAAAGAGCCATGAAGCTCAGCTAACGAAAGATGAGTTCTTATCCCACTTTATGGGGCACCTTAAAAAGACCTTGCGCAAACGCCGCGACTTTATCTTTTGTGGCACGTTTAACACCGCGCATCGCACAATCGATTTAAGTAACTGGTACGCCAACCAAACGGTGTCTGGCTTCTTACCCAGTGAACGTGCTTGGATGGAAGAAATGCTGGGGGAGTTGGGCTACATTGATGCGTTTCGCGAAGTGAATAAAGCCGACCGCCAATACACTTGGTGGCCAGACTACAACCGTGCTCGAAGCTTAAATGAAGGCGCGCGTTTGGATTATCAAATTACCACGGCAGGCCTACGCAAAACGGTTAAGTCGGTTCAGATCTACAAAGATGAGATGTTCTCAGAGCACGCTCCTTTGATCATCGACTACGAAGGCGACTTCTAG
- a CDS encoding YicC/YloC family endoribonuclease, producing the protein MTRSMTAFARQDSQHSWGTVIWEVRSVNHRFLEPHLRLPEQFRELEGTLRERLRKRLNRGKVECTLRFIPDAQAQSLNINEGYARQLIEATQKMEELMVISQTMNPLDMLRWPGVLQDASLDMDAVKKATLDLFDQAINDLVKGREREGAELATLISQRLDGITEVVKEVRAKLPKILSNQRNILRARVADCGVDLDPQRLEQEVVLLAQKADVDEEMDRLNTHVQEVRRVLKQKEPIGRRLDFLMQELNREANTLSSKSIVTDTTQSAVELKVLIEQMREQIQNIE; encoded by the coding sequence ATGACACGTAGTATGACGGCTTTTGCCCGACAGGATAGTCAACACAGCTGGGGAACCGTGATTTGGGAAGTAAGATCGGTCAATCACCGCTTCTTAGAACCACATTTGCGTCTACCCGAACAATTCAGGGAATTAGAAGGGACATTGCGCGAAAGGCTGCGCAAACGTCTTAATCGCGGCAAAGTAGAATGCACACTGCGCTTTATCCCCGATGCACAAGCCCAATCGCTCAATATCAATGAAGGCTATGCACGCCAATTGATAGAAGCCACACAGAAAATGGAAGAACTCATGGTGATTTCACAAACCATGAATCCACTCGATATGCTGCGTTGGCCCGGCGTGCTTCAAGATGCCTCCTTGGATATGGACGCGGTAAAAAAAGCCACTCTCGACCTGTTTGACCAAGCTATTAATGACTTAGTAAAAGGCCGAGAACGCGAAGGTGCGGAGCTTGCCACTCTCATATCACAACGCTTAGACGGCATTACAGAAGTCGTCAAAGAAGTGCGCGCTAAACTCCCTAAAATACTTAGCAACCAGCGCAACATCCTACGCGCCCGCGTCGCCGACTGCGGCGTAGACCTCGACCCGCAGCGCTTAGAACAAGAAGTAGTACTCCTCGCCCAAAAAGCCGACGTCGACGAAGAAATGGACCGCCTAAACACCCACGTACAAGAAGTACGCCGCGTGCTAAAGCAAAAAGAACCGATAGGCCGCCGTTTAGACTTTCTGATGCAAGAACTCAATCGCGAAGCGAATACGCTATCGTCGAAATCGATTGTTACAGACACGACGCAAAGCGCGGTGGAATTGAAGGTGCTTATTGAGCAGATGCGGGAACAGATACAGAATATTGAGTAG
- a CDS encoding tetratricopeptide repeat protein, protein MSLVNDMLRDLDARQRGELSAVAAIQGSSKPKRSRQRLWVTIIVCLVLCLLAAYLAVRSFAPWILQDINKQLVAPSTQPQTPAVSEPQALTPVRTEQQPVVETSGLESASDELVNNDATDTPAGASTQPAANTVTKINWTGLADGNGYLSIWLTSTRPFTVHENSAQAFEWDIAQTQLAIELPKTLSDHVSRFTQLPSDTGTRFRIETRVPMRFKPSLRQNPARMVVDMSMVRAAPSGAVATQALVANQSSPESSSIETEPSAARVTTPESTPAAASPAAVSSPEVSAENNTPDANEVSGTWRKAMNTKPTDSSTVREARRLLAKNDINAAVQRLEKFVAQYQKSDQSRYLLAQLYLSTENYSSAQRVIDGAPASLSWALLNARAQLQQGNGDMALALLQQYPEAQAREDYVDLLASAYQLQGDHRQAVQSYLTVLALNPQQARAWINMGISLEHLQQRSRAIDAYQNAIRIPDIPPALRQYAAQQLQRLQ, encoded by the coding sequence ATGAGCCTAGTGAATGACATGCTTCGCGATCTGGATGCTCGTCAACGTGGCGAGTTATCCGCAGTGGCTGCAATACAAGGGTCTAGCAAGCCCAAGCGAAGCCGTCAGCGTTTGTGGGTAACGATCATTGTATGTTTAGTGCTTTGCTTGCTAGCGGCTTATTTAGCGGTGCGCTCATTCGCCCCTTGGATATTGCAAGATATCAACAAACAGCTCGTTGCTCCTTCAACACAGCCGCAGACTCCAGCTGTTTCTGAGCCTCAGGCACTGACGCCCGTTAGAACAGAGCAACAGCCAGTCGTTGAAACGTCAGGGTTGGAGTCAGCAAGCGACGAGTTAGTCAATAACGATGCGACTGACACACCCGCAGGTGCTTCCACCCAGCCAGCTGCTAATACAGTCACTAAAATAAATTGGACTGGTTTGGCTGATGGTAATGGCTATTTATCTATATGGTTAACCAGCACACGCCCTTTTACGGTTCATGAGAATAGCGCCCAAGCGTTTGAATGGGATATTGCACAAACGCAATTAGCAATAGAGTTACCAAAGACACTATCAGACCACGTTTCCCGCTTTACTCAACTACCGAGCGACACAGGAACACGCTTTCGCATTGAAACGCGTGTACCCATGCGGTTTAAGCCATCGTTACGTCAAAATCCAGCACGTATGGTTGTGGATATGTCCATGGTTCGGGCCGCTCCTAGCGGTGCAGTAGCAACCCAAGCATTAGTCGCTAACCAGAGTTCACCGGAATCGAGCAGTATTGAAACGGAGCCGAGTGCGGCTCGGGTGACTACACCTGAATCCACACCGGCAGCCGCTAGCCCTGCGGCTGTCTCCAGTCCAGAAGTTAGCGCTGAAAACAATACGCCCGACGCAAACGAAGTGTCAGGAACGTGGCGAAAGGCGATGAACACCAAGCCCACTGATAGCTCGACCGTACGAGAAGCTCGCCGTCTATTAGCTAAAAACGATATCAATGCCGCTGTTCAGCGCTTAGAAAAGTTTGTAGCGCAATATCAAAAGAGTGATCAAAGCCGTTATTTGCTGGCGCAGCTCTACTTGTCCACAGAAAACTATTCGTCTGCTCAGCGGGTCATTGATGGAGCCCCTGCAAGTTTGTCATGGGCATTGCTCAATGCACGAGCTCAACTGCAGCAAGGCAATGGTGATATGGCATTGGCGTTATTACAACAATATCCCGAAGCGCAAGCTCGTGAGGATTATGTTGATTTGTTGGCGTCTGCTTATCAGTTGCAAGGGGACCACCGACAAGCTGTCCAATCATATTTGACTGTGCTGGCACTGAACCCTCAACAGGCAAGAGCATGGATCAATATGGGGATTTCTCTTGAGCATTTGCAGCAGCGAAGTAGAGCCATTGATGCTTACCAAAATGCAATACGGATACCTGATATCCCACCCGCGTTGCGCCAATATGCCGCACAACAACTTCAGCGTTTACAGTAA
- the rph gene encoding ribonuclease PH, protein MSSSISDQLQNLGITTIRPSGRQPDQLREIKITRNFTKHAEGSVLVEFGDTKVICTASVDRGVPRFLRGSGSGWVTAEYGMLPRSTNTRNDREAARGKQTGRTIEISRLIGRSLRAALDLKKLGENTITIDCDVIQADGGTRTASITGACVALMDAINVLKQDKNGALKGNPVKYMLGAISVGIYKGEPVLDLDYAEDSKAETDMNVIMTEKGGFIEVQGTAEGAPYTQDELNKMLALAEKGIKEIVALQKAALAAE, encoded by the coding sequence ATGAGTTCTTCCATCTCTGATCAACTTCAGAATCTTGGCATCACCACTATCCGTCCAAGCGGCCGCCAGCCGGACCAGTTACGCGAGATTAAAATTACCCGTAATTTCACAAAGCACGCCGAAGGTTCTGTGTTGGTTGAGTTTGGTGATACTAAAGTGATCTGCACTGCGAGCGTGGATCGCGGTGTACCACGCTTTTTACGGGGTTCGGGTTCAGGCTGGGTCACCGCTGAGTACGGCATGCTGCCACGCTCTACTAACACTCGTAACGACCGTGAGGCGGCCCGTGGCAAACAAACCGGCCGTACCATTGAGATTTCTCGCTTAATTGGTCGCTCTTTACGCGCTGCTTTAGACCTTAAGAAGTTGGGCGAAAACACCATCACAATCGATTGCGATGTTATCCAAGCCGATGGCGGTACTCGTACCGCGTCTATTACAGGTGCTTGCGTGGCGCTAATGGATGCGATTAATGTTCTAAAGCAAGATAAGAACGGGGCCTTAAAAGGTAACCCTGTTAAATACATGCTGGGGGCTATTTCGGTGGGGATTTATAAAGGCGAGCCTGTTCTGGATTTAGACTACGCTGAAGATTCCAAAGCCGAAACCGACATGAACGTGATTATGACGGAAAAAGGCGGCTTTATCGAAGTACAAGGCACCGCGGAAGGTGCGCCTTACACGCAAGACGAGCTAAACAAAATGTTGGCGCTTGCTGAAAAAGGCATTAAAGAGATTGTGGCGCTACAAAAGGCGGCGCTAGCGGCTGAATAA
- a CDS encoding type II secretion system F family protein, translating to MATFEYRGRSADGSAATGRLEGLNKADIAAQLADQGIIPVKVELVEKAEDSGATKESLGSKVLFQRVSIDELIMLSRQLSSLTRAGVPITNGMRGLANTVSNPLLTSTLTQIADDLERGNSLSTTMAKHPKLFSSLYVSLIHIGENTGRLDDSFRQMAVYLELERQTTRNIKQATRYPMFVFIAIGLAVAIINVFVIPAFKSVFESFGGDMPWQTRALIALSDFTVQWWYIIVFVLVSSVIMFKRWKKTPAGRLKWDQIKLKFPLVGGIFYRAVLGRFARTFSIVLKAGIPIEQGLTIVSRAMGNEYIGEKVSGMRRGIERGEGFTSTAYRTEMFSPLVMQMLAVGEETGRVDEMLEEVANFYEEEVEYDLKNLSSVIEPVLIVAIGIMVLILALGVFLPLWELSTTINK from the coding sequence ATGGCAACGTTTGAGTACCGAGGGCGTTCGGCTGATGGCTCAGCAGCAACAGGGCGTTTGGAAGGGCTGAATAAAGCTGATATTGCGGCACAGTTAGCTGACCAAGGGATTATTCCTGTCAAGGTTGAGCTGGTCGAGAAAGCCGAAGACTCCGGTGCAACAAAGGAGAGCCTTGGGTCAAAAGTGTTATTCCAGCGCGTTAGTATTGATGAGCTTATTATGCTCAGCCGACAGCTGTCGAGTTTGACGCGTGCGGGAGTTCCGATCACTAATGGTATGCGAGGTCTTGCAAATACAGTTAGCAACCCCTTACTTACTTCAACGTTGACTCAGATAGCTGATGACCTAGAGCGGGGTAATTCGTTATCTACAACGATGGCGAAACACCCCAAACTGTTTAGTAGCTTATATGTCAGCTTAATCCATATCGGTGAAAACACCGGCCGTTTAGATGACTCGTTTAGGCAGATGGCGGTCTACCTCGAACTGGAAAGACAAACCACCCGCAATATTAAACAAGCAACGCGTTACCCGATGTTCGTGTTTATAGCGATAGGGTTAGCGGTGGCCATTATTAATGTGTTTGTGATCCCCGCATTTAAGTCCGTATTTGAGAGTTTTGGTGGCGATATGCCATGGCAGACACGGGCACTGATTGCGTTATCTGATTTTACGGTGCAGTGGTGGTACATCATCGTATTTGTATTGGTTAGCAGCGTTATTATGTTTAAGCGCTGGAAGAAAACGCCCGCAGGTCGGCTTAAGTGGGATCAAATCAAACTCAAATTCCCTTTGGTTGGCGGTATTTTTTACCGCGCAGTGTTAGGTCGCTTTGCGCGTACCTTTAGCATAGTGCTTAAAGCCGGTATCCCCATTGAACAGGGCCTCACCATCGTTTCTCGGGCGATGGGGAATGAATACATTGGCGAAAAGGTATCGGGCATGCGTCGAGGGATCGAGCGCGGGGAAGGTTTTACCTCGACCGCCTATCGCACAGAAATGTTTAGTCCACTGGTCATGCAAATGTTAGCGGTAGGAGAAGAAACCGGTCGGGTGGATGAAATGCTGGAAGAGGTGGCTAACTTCTATGAGGAAGAAGTGGAGTACGACCTTAAAAACCTATCGAGTGTTATCGAACCGGTGTTGATTGTGGCAATAGGCATCATGGTGCTGATTTTGGCTCTGGGTGTGTTTTTACCCTTGTGGGAACTCAGCACGACAATTAATAAATAA
- the pyrE gene encoding orotate phosphoribosyltransferase, with amino-acid sequence MQKYQREFIQFAIEQKVLRFGEFTLKSGRVSPYFFNAGLFNSGAVLAKLGRFYAAAIQEANIEFDVLFGPAYKGIPLATAAVVSLSNDYGLDVPYVFNRKEAKDHGEGGNLVGAPLQGRVMIIDDVITAGTAIREVMDIINANQATPAAVMIALNRMEKGKGELSAIQEVERDYGMQVVSIVSLTDIVDYLSEVGGYEASVKAINAYREQYGIDA; translated from the coding sequence ATGCAAAAGTACCAGCGAGAGTTTATTCAATTTGCCATCGAACAGAAGGTTTTGCGCTTTGGCGAGTTCACCTTAAAGTCTGGTCGCGTCAGCCCTTACTTCTTTAATGCCGGCCTTTTTAATTCAGGGGCGGTGCTGGCTAAGCTCGGTCGTTTTTATGCCGCGGCTATTCAAGAGGCCAACATAGAGTTCGACGTACTGTTTGGCCCCGCTTATAAAGGAATTCCGCTTGCAACGGCGGCTGTGGTGTCTTTGTCGAACGATTACGGCCTCGATGTACCTTACGTCTTTAACCGCAAAGAAGCTAAAGATCACGGCGAAGGCGGCAACCTTGTTGGTGCCCCACTCCAAGGCCGGGTAATGATTATTGATGATGTGATCACCGCGGGTACGGCTATCCGCGAAGTCATGGATATTATTAACGCTAACCAAGCAACGCCAGCCGCCGTGATGATTGCTTTAAACCGTATGGAAAAAGGCAAAGGTGAGCTATCGGCGATTCAAGAAGTTGAACGCGACTATGGCATGCAAGTGGTGAGTATTGTCTCGTTAACTGACATTGTCGATTACTTAAGCGAAGTCGGCGGCTACGAAGCGTCGGTTAAGGCAATTAACGCCTACCGCGAGCAATACGGTATTGATGCCTAA
- a CDS encoding GspE/PulE family protein, which translates to MASPKMKIRIGDLLVQSGVISEPQLMEALQRQKDTRQKLGRTLISLGYVEEQQFLEFLAKQMNVPLVDLAHYSFNQPDVLKLSETHARRFRCIVLKDNPDHFLVGMSDPLDIFAFDEIQRLLPKTVELAVVAESQLLQTLDLMYRRTSDIASLADEVNEEMAEDTFDLSRLTAADEVDAPVVRLLKSLFEDAVQVGASDIHIEPDENVLRIRQRVDGVLQEQVMKETRIAPVLVLRLKLMAQLNISEKRLPQDGRFQINVKNHTVDVRISTLPVQFGESVVMRLLDQSGGVIGLDKAGLPHYLLARLRRLIHQPHGILLVTGPTGSGKTTTLYGALNELNEASRKIITVEDPVEYRLPRINQVQVHPQIGLTFSKVLRSCLRQDPDVLLVGEIRDLETADIALRAAMTGHFVLSTLHTNDAISSAMRLIDIGVEGYLAGTALRGILAQRLVRRICDNCKAPYQPSVQESVWLDIKAEEAGVEAQHLHQGKGCTYCNNTGYKGRIGIFELLELNDEMTDALRRNNSSDFAKAARQSEGYEPLVVSALRLASQGITSLDEVFRVTEQMDETAYLDIPDAAPSDASLELE; encoded by the coding sequence ATGGCATCGCCTAAAATGAAAATTCGTATTGGTGATCTGTTGGTGCAGAGCGGAGTGATTTCTGAGCCTCAGTTAATGGAGGCACTGCAGCGTCAAAAAGATACACGACAAAAGCTAGGCCGCACGCTCATCTCCTTAGGTTATGTAGAAGAGCAACAGTTCTTAGAGTTTTTGGCCAAGCAGATGAATGTGCCGCTCGTTGATTTAGCGCACTACAGCTTTAACCAGCCAGACGTACTCAAACTATCAGAGACGCATGCCCGTCGTTTTCGTTGCATTGTGCTCAAAGACAATCCCGACCACTTTTTGGTGGGGATGTCGGACCCGCTAGACATCTTCGCGTTTGATGAAATACAACGGTTATTACCCAAGACGGTAGAGCTTGCAGTGGTTGCCGAGAGCCAGCTATTACAGACTCTTGATTTGATGTATCGCCGCACAAGCGATATTGCCTCACTCGCCGATGAAGTGAATGAGGAGATGGCCGAGGATACATTCGACCTGTCTCGTCTGACGGCTGCGGATGAGGTGGATGCGCCCGTTGTTCGTCTGTTAAAGAGCTTATTTGAGGATGCTGTGCAGGTTGGCGCGTCGGATATTCATATCGAGCCAGATGAAAATGTGCTGCGTATTCGGCAGCGTGTGGATGGTGTCTTGCAAGAGCAAGTGATGAAGGAGACGCGTATTGCGCCCGTGTTGGTACTTAGATTAAAGCTGATGGCGCAGCTCAATATTTCCGAGAAACGGCTACCGCAAGATGGACGTTTCCAAATTAATGTTAAAAATCATACTGTTGACGTGCGTATATCAACTTTGCCAGTGCAATTTGGCGAATCAGTGGTTATGCGTTTGCTTGATCAAAGTGGAGGGGTGATTGGGCTCGATAAGGCCGGCTTACCCCATTATTTACTGGCGCGCTTACGCCGCTTAATTCATCAGCCTCATGGGATTTTGCTAGTAACAGGGCCAACGGGTAGTGGTAAAACGACCACATTATACGGCGCCTTAAATGAGCTGAATGAAGCCAGCCGGAAGATTATTACCGTAGAGGACCCTGTCGAATATCGTTTGCCGCGGATTAACCAAGTGCAGGTTCATCCACAGATAGGTTTAACCTTTTCTAAAGTACTGCGTTCGTGTTTGCGACAAGACCCTGATGTTTTATTAGTGGGTGAGATTCGCGATCTAGAAACGGCCGATATTGCGCTACGAGCGGCCATGACAGGTCACTTTGTTTTATCCACGCTTCATACAAATGATGCCATTTCTAGCGCCATGCGGCTTATTGATATTGGTGTTGAGGGGTACTTAGCAGGTACGGCGTTGCGCGGGATCTTAGCTCAGCGTCTAGTGCGGCGTATTTGCGATAACTGTAAAGCGCCTTACCAACCATCGGTTCAAGAAAGTGTATGGCTCGATATTAAAGCCGAAGAAGCCGGTGTAGAGGCGCAGCATCTGCATCAAGGGAAGGGCTGTACGTATTGCAATAATACTGGTTACAAAGGGCGTATAGGGATCTTTGAGCTATTAGAGCTCAATGACGAAATGACCGATGCGTTGCGTCGAAATAATAGTTCCGACTTTGCTAAAGCCGCGCGCCAAAGTGAAGGCTATGAACCCTTAGTGGTGAGTGCTTTGCGGCTAGCGTCGCAAGGCATTACTTCGTTGGATGAAGTGTTCCGCGTGACTGAGCAAATGGACGAAACAGCTTACCTGGACATTCCTGACGCGGCGCCGTCGGACGCTAGCCTGGAGCTGGAGTAA
- a CDS encoding type IV pilus modification PilV family protein yields MKAPASEAGFSLIEIVLTIAIIGVALTVMIAAWAQMAKRTGDPFFQAKAAFLGQAYIEEILTKRFDENTPVGGLPACTATNCSSALGPDVQSDGSTELRSAFDDVDDYNGLVETPSENALGLVRPEYNDYQVSIVVAYAGGDFSRPAHTAKKVDVWVTPPGETAIRFTAYRGNY; encoded by the coding sequence ATGAAGGCTCCTGCCTCTGAAGCGGGCTTCTCGCTCATCGAAATAGTGCTTACCATTGCCATTATTGGTGTGGCGCTCACGGTTATGATTGCGGCGTGGGCGCAAATGGCAAAGCGCACAGGCGATCCTTTTTTCCAAGCCAAAGCCGCATTTTTAGGGCAAGCCTATATCGAAGAAATACTCACGAAACGGTTTGACGAGAACACGCCGGTAGGCGGGCTTCCTGCTTGCACCGCAACGAACTGCTCATCTGCGCTTGGGCCTGATGTTCAAAGCGATGGCTCAACGGAATTACGCAGCGCGTTTGATGATGTTGATGACTATAACGGACTGGTTGAAACTCCCTCAGAAAATGCACTCGGCCTAGTGCGTCCCGAATATAATGATTACCAAGTATCGATTGTTGTGGCTTATGCCGGTGGTGATTTTTCTCGGCCAGCTCATACCGCTAAAAAGGTCGATGTGTGGGTAACGCCTCCCGGCGAAACAGCGATTCGTTTTACCGCTTATCGGGGTAATTACTAA
- a CDS encoding prepilin-type N-terminal cleavage/methylation domain-containing protein, with the protein MLLGKKQQGFSMIEMVTVLVLLGVLGAAAFSRFGNTSSYTEAIVQQELLAYFQLTQRVAVAHQDSTTSFTLTRNGDQWDIALQFDGQTVNDQLNAEQVITVQLNSFSADLDEGVTYRAEYSDDGDLVAVTSPTNLSVTHSVQFSIGTRALCIAPTGFAYEGSCL; encoded by the coding sequence ATGTTGTTAGGTAAGAAGCAGCAAGGCTTCTCCATGATTGAAATGGTCACAGTGCTGGTGCTTTTAGGAGTGCTCGGTGCTGCGGCCTTTTCGCGTTTTGGGAACACATCATCGTATACCGAGGCCATTGTTCAGCAAGAGTTGCTGGCTTATTTTCAGTTAACACAGCGTGTTGCGGTAGCTCATCAAGATAGCACCACAAGTTTTACGTTAACGCGTAATGGCGATCAATGGGATATCGCCTTACAGTTTGATGGACAAACGGTCAATGATCAGTTGAATGCAGAGCAGGTTATAACTGTTCAGCTAAACAGTTTTTCAGCCGATTTAGACGAGGGTGTCACCTATCGAGCCGAATACAGCGACGATGGAGATTTAGTGGCAGTGACCTCGCCAACCAATCTTTCGGTGACACACAGTGTTCAATTTAGCATAGGCACGCGCGCACTATGCATTGCACCAACGGGGTTTGCCTATGAAGGCTCCTGCCTCTGA
- a CDS encoding PilW family protein: protein MAGLPKTQRQHGFTLIELIVVIVLLGIISVGTTGFIVSSVKGFSDQSRRQGIAAAGRIAMDRLVREVRNALPNSVRTTSDASGTCLEYIPIQEATQYIDAPVGFAADSLSVIPFSDTPRFTANQSRVAVYPISTAAVYREGALGAISSTVSSTPASLVASNAVTLTLNSAHQFERASPRQRLFFVDQPVSVCLVGDRLYRYSNYTRRASQPTPSSLPSTEPDRGLLAYPVSAATPFRVIDATLQRNALVLLEFSVTNQGESLLIQQEVQIRNAP, encoded by the coding sequence ATGGCAGGGTTGCCCAAAACACAGCGCCAACACGGCTTTACATTGATTGAATTGATTGTTGTTATTGTGTTGCTGGGGATCATTTCTGTTGGAACTACGGGCTTTATTGTTAGCTCTGTAAAGGGTTTTAGCGACCAGTCTCGTCGGCAAGGGATTGCAGCCGCAGGGCGTATTGCTATGGACCGCTTAGTGCGAGAGGTACGTAACGCGTTACCTAATAGTGTACGGACTACCTCAGATGCCTCTGGTACCTGCTTAGAGTACATCCCAATACAAGAAGCCACTCAATATATTGACGCGCCAGTTGGATTTGCAGCCGATTCGCTGTCGGTTATCCCGTTTAGTGACACGCCTCGTTTTACTGCAAACCAAAGTCGCGTGGCGGTTTACCCCATTAGTACGGCCGCGGTTTACCGCGAAGGTGCATTGGGAGCGATATCGTCGACGGTTAGCTCAACGCCTGCTAGCTTGGTGGCATCCAATGCGGTAACACTGACCTTAAACAGCGCACATCAATTTGAGCGAGCATCCCCGCGTCAGCGGCTGTTTTTCGTTGATCAGCCTGTTAGTGTTTGCCTAGTGGGCGACCGGCTTTACCGATACAGCAACTATACTCGTCGGGCGTCTCAGCCAACGCCGAGCAGCTTGCCGAGTACAGAGCCTGATCGCGGGCTATTGGCTTATCCTGTCAGTGCAGCAACCCCCTTTAGAGTGATTGATGCGACCTTGCAGCGTAACGCGTTGGTGTTACTGGAGTTTTCCGTCACTAATCAGGGCGAATCTTTATTAATTCAGCAAGAGGTGCAAATTCGAAATGCGCCGTGA
- a CDS encoding type II secretion system protein — MKRQSGFTIIELVVVIALLGILAAVALPRFIDVTDDAHRASVQGTAGALASAVSLVKAQAIVENTTQGNSVQVDSNHIVVNSAKYPVTSGTSAVTNATTSPTVSAAGCVAVWDAVLQAGAPSVATAAGSDFIVTAASDDCVYTYNNSTAITDSDVITYDTATGEVTLD; from the coding sequence ATGAAACGACAATCAGGTTTTACGATAATCGAATTAGTAGTAGTCATCGCACTGCTGGGTATTCTGGCGGCGGTTGCATTGCCTCGCTTTATTGATGTCACTGATGATGCTCACAGAGCGTCAGTCCAGGGTACAGCCGGTGCATTAGCCTCCGCTGTGAGCCTTGTCAAAGCGCAAGCGATCGTGGAAAACACCACACAAGGCAACTCAGTCCAAGTGGATAGTAACCATATCGTAGTGAACAGCGCTAAATACCCAGTAACTTCGGGTACAAGTGCGGTAACTAATGCTACAACAAGCCCAACAGTGAGTGCCGCTGGATGTGTTGCCGTGTGGGATGCCGTTTTACAAGCGGGCGCGCCTTCGGTTGCGACGGCTGCAGGCTCTGATTTTATCGTAACGGCGGCATCTGATGATTGTGTATATACCTACAATAACTCTACGGCTATCACGGATAGCGATGTTATTACCTATGATACAGCGACAGGCGAAGTGACTCTTGATTAA